A stretch of Manis javanica isolate MJ-LG chromosome 1, MJ_LKY, whole genome shotgun sequence DNA encodes these proteins:
- the ETAA1 gene encoding ewing's tumor-associated antigen 1 isoform X2, whose protein sequence is MSRRRKHGDAPGLKNTPRKATATEENSSVVEPGKRRLRWARGSGLRGADDRSPQPTLQQEQLPAAASCSKSIPEERYETPKRMLKMDLLSPNFSSPNDPDGQNDIFWDQNSPMTKQLGKGRQKQIYTTDSDEISHIVNCIAPQDEKPTTDSMLGMWIGASAIPCTPCVAKGKSRTKISCTKLKTQNREEELMKLAKQFDKNMEELDIIQEQNKRNHDLIQTVSEIETLSNFKGNVQTQSLHDTVPQMDSAIIKKPMEEKTRISVVNDQTSSLTPFDQNAEAAFNAIFDGSTQKCSGQLSQYLSDAFLNTSNTTFGKKSALKEEKVITNETLVTEKLPDKAPESLSCQVDISGMTKSCVISCTKEPENFSEYFNAFTTNNFEDDWEDLLNNEPFVMQNVDISEIFPPPKTTQSADQKGICAYKSKSDKSESRTNTSLDIKLRDTTILQDLPSKIHNSELTDAGNYRLSSDQNNKRNKLPSIGNKMKFEKSFNKNVQDKIQDCAVVPNLTKIKEDTHTKFTSNINVYEKKSALNTAYSNEQKNKFTFNQSSKAPANREPFTSATLGDETSVHNPDQTNTSNLRFFFDDWNDPSFANEIVKACPQLENTWEADDVDDDLLYQACDDIERTQQQDITKNSKTSESKLEINNSSKHEAKNVCTTSKQGSQLVQSKHLNLSSVSLHTSSSTNNSELNKSVKMGKREICGNFPSFLVATTNLTVYSKNSNCQISNLHFSRNNTDVPIQVNSSESVLTGSSSSNMSSDHMSTETATYKKKLSTEHLNHRNVIGEAKSDLSKTVRYSKYTFTKMKNSQILSQFNQNCIIGSISDSLEKSKTVNPLCGKALQHQSSVKHAESLKQSPKVCLHKVYTKMCCRRIYQDASHFYKLKRHQN, encoded by the exons ATGAGTCGGCGAAGGAAACATGGAGATGCCCCTGGCCTGAAGAATACGCCGCGCAAAGCGACGGCGACTGAGGAAAACAGCTCGGTGGTCGAGCCAGGGAAGAGGCGGCTGAGATGGGCCCGCGGCTCGGGCCTCCGTGGGGCGGACGACCGGTCTCCCCAGCCCACGCTGCAGCAAGAGCAGCTTCCAGCAGCCGCTTCGTGCAGTAAAAGTATCCCCGAGG AAAGGTATGAAACGCCAAAGAGAATGCTGAAAATGGATTTATTGTCGCCTAACTTCAGTTCCCCTAATGATCCAGATGGACAGAATGATATCTTTTGGGATCAAAATTCTCCAATGACGAAACAGTTAG gtaaaggaagacaaaaacagatTTACACTACAGATAGTGATGAGATCTCACATATTGTTAACTGTATTGCTCCTCAG GATGAAAAACCTACAACAGATTCCATGCTGGGCATGTGGATTGGTGCTTCTGCTATTCCTTGTACTCCTTGTGTAGCAAAAGGAAAATCAAGAACAAAAATCAGCTGTACAAA GTTAAAAACACAAAATCGAGAGGAAGAGCTTATGAAACTGGCTAAGCAATTTGATAAAAATATGGAAGAGCTAGACATAATTCAAGAGCAAAACAAGAGAAATCATGATTTAATCCAGACAGTTTCAGAAATAGAGactttaagtaattttaaagGTAATGTACAGACACAGTCATTACATGATACAGTTCCCCAAATGGATAGTGCTATAATAAAGAAGCCAATGGAAGAAAAAACCAGGATATCTGTAGTAAATGATCAAACTAGCAGTCTGACACCATTTGACCAAAATGCTGAAGCAGCCTTTAATGCCATTTTTGATGGTTCTACACAGAAATGTAGCGGACAGTTAAGCCAATacttgtcagatgcttttttgaACACTAGTAATACTACCTTTGGAAAGAAAAGTGCTTTGAAAGAGGAGAAAGTCATTACTAATGAAACTCTGGTCACTGAAAAACTGCCAGATAAAGCCCCAGAATCACTTTCTTGTCAAGTAGATATTTCTGGAATGACAAAGTCATGTGTGATTTCCTGTACTAAGGAGCCGGAAAATTTTAGTGAGTACTTTAATGCATTTACTACCAACAATTTTGAGGATGATTGGGAGGACTTACTAAATAATGAACCTTTTGTAATGCAAAATGTTGACATATCTGAAATTTTCCCTCCACCTAAAACAACTCAGTCTGCTGATCAAAAGGGAATTTGTGCCTATAAAAGTAAAAGTGATAAAAGTGAGTCAAGAACAAATACAAGCCTAGATATCAAGTTAAGAGATACAACAATTTTACAAGATCTTCCTTCAAAAATACATAACAGTGAATTAACAGATGCTGGAAACTATAGACTTTCATCAGATCAAAATAATAAACGAAACAAATTACCATCCATtgggaataaaatgaaatttgagaaatcattcaataaaaatgttcaagACAAAATTCAAGACTGTGCAGTTGTACCTAATCtgacaaaaataaaggaagatacTCATACTAAATTTACTTCtaatataaatgtttatgaaaaaaagTCTGCTTTGAACACAGCATATTCTaatgaacaaaaaaataagtTCACTTTTAATCAGTCTTCTAAAGCACCTGCTAATAGAGAACCTTTTACATCTGCAACTTTGGGCGATGAAACCAGTGTGCATAACCCAGATCAGACTAATACATCAAACTTACGTTTTTTCTTTGATGATTGGAATGATCCCTCATTTGCTAATGAAATTGTTAAAGCATGTCCTCAATTAGAGAATACCTGGGAAGCAGATGATGTAGATGATGATTTATTATACCAAGCATGTGATGATATTGAAAGAACTCAGCAACAAGACATTACAAAGAACAGCAAGACATCAGAAAGTAAACTTGAGATCAATAATAGTTCCAAACATGAAGCCAAAAACGTGTGTACTACGTCTAAACAAGGAAGTCAGTTGGTGCAATCGAAGCATCTGAATTTGAGCAGCGTATCACTGCATACATCCTCTTCAACAAATAACTCAGAATTAAATAAATCAGTGAAGATGGGGAAAAGGGAAATTTGTGGAAATTTTCCGAGCTTTTTAGTTGctacaacaaatttgactgtgtACTCCAAAAACTCAAATTGTCAGATCAGTAATCTGCATTTCTCACGGAATAACACAGATGTGCCAATACAAGTGAATAGTTCTGAATCGGTTCTTACAGGAAGTTCAAGTTCAAATATGAGTTCAGATCATATGAGTACAGAAACTGCAACTTATAAGAAGAAACTGAGTACTGAGCATCTAAACCATAGGAACGTAATAGGTGAAGCCAAGAGTGACCTTAGCAAAACAGTCAGATATTCTAAGTATACATTTACAAAGATGAAGAATTCCCAGATTCTTTCCCAGTTTAATCAAAACTGTATAATAGGAAGTATTTCTGATAGTttggaaaaaagcaaaactgtcaATCCATTATGTGGGAAGGCTCTTCAACACCAGTCTTCAGTGAAACATGCTGAGTCTTTGAAACAGTCTCCAAAAG TATGTTTACATAAAGTATACACTAAAATGTGCTGCAGGAGAATATATCAAGATGcttcacatttttataaattaaaaagacatCAAAATTGA
- the ETAA1 gene encoding ewing's tumor-associated antigen 1 isoform X4: MLGMWIGASAIPCTPCVAKGKSRTKISCTKLKTQNREEELMKLAKQFDKNMEELDIIQEQNKRNHDLIQTVSEIETLSNFKGNVQTQSLHDTVPQMDSAIIKKPMEEKTRISVVNDQTSSLTPFDQNAEAAFNAIFDGSTQKCSGQLSQYLSDAFLNTSNTTFGKKSALKEEKVITNETLVTEKLPDKAPESLSCQVDISGMTKSCVISCTKEPENFSEYFNAFTTNNFEDDWEDLLNNEPFVMQNVDISEIFPPPKTTQSADQKGICAYKSKSDKSESRTNTSLDIKLRDTTILQDLPSKIHNSELTDAGNYRLSSDQNNKRNKLPSIGNKMKFEKSFNKNVQDKIQDCAVVPNLTKIKEDTHTKFTSNINVYEKKSALNTAYSNEQKNKFTFNQSSKAPANREPFTSATLGDETSVHNPDQTNTSNLRFFFDDWNDPSFANEIVKACPQLENTWEADDVDDDLLYQACDDIERTQQQDITKNSKTSESKLEINNSSKHEAKNVCTTSKQGSQLVQSKHLNLSSVSLHTSSSTNNSELNKSVKMGKREICGNFPSFLVATTNLTVYSKNSNCQISNLHFSRNNTDVPIQVNSSESVLTGSSSSNMSSDHMSTETATYKKKLSTEHLNHRNVIGEAKSDLSKTVRYSKYTFTKMKNSQILSQFNQNCIIGSISDSLEKSKTVNPLCGKALQHQSSVKHAESLKQSPKEEEEKNRKCSPEEIQRKRQEALVRRMAKAQASSVKAAPT, from the exons ATGCTGGGCATGTGGATTGGTGCTTCTGCTATTCCTTGTACTCCTTGTGTAGCAAAAGGAAAATCAAGAACAAAAATCAGCTGTACAAA GTTAAAAACACAAAATCGAGAGGAAGAGCTTATGAAACTGGCTAAGCAATTTGATAAAAATATGGAAGAGCTAGACATAATTCAAGAGCAAAACAAGAGAAATCATGATTTAATCCAGACAGTTTCAGAAATAGAGactttaagtaattttaaagGTAATGTACAGACACAGTCATTACATGATACAGTTCCCCAAATGGATAGTGCTATAATAAAGAAGCCAATGGAAGAAAAAACCAGGATATCTGTAGTAAATGATCAAACTAGCAGTCTGACACCATTTGACCAAAATGCTGAAGCAGCCTTTAATGCCATTTTTGATGGTTCTACACAGAAATGTAGCGGACAGTTAAGCCAATacttgtcagatgcttttttgaACACTAGTAATACTACCTTTGGAAAGAAAAGTGCTTTGAAAGAGGAGAAAGTCATTACTAATGAAACTCTGGTCACTGAAAAACTGCCAGATAAAGCCCCAGAATCACTTTCTTGTCAAGTAGATATTTCTGGAATGACAAAGTCATGTGTGATTTCCTGTACTAAGGAGCCGGAAAATTTTAGTGAGTACTTTAATGCATTTACTACCAACAATTTTGAGGATGATTGGGAGGACTTACTAAATAATGAACCTTTTGTAATGCAAAATGTTGACATATCTGAAATTTTCCCTCCACCTAAAACAACTCAGTCTGCTGATCAAAAGGGAATTTGTGCCTATAAAAGTAAAAGTGATAAAAGTGAGTCAAGAACAAATACAAGCCTAGATATCAAGTTAAGAGATACAACAATTTTACAAGATCTTCCTTCAAAAATACATAACAGTGAATTAACAGATGCTGGAAACTATAGACTTTCATCAGATCAAAATAATAAACGAAACAAATTACCATCCATtgggaataaaatgaaatttgagaaatcattcaataaaaatgttcaagACAAAATTCAAGACTGTGCAGTTGTACCTAATCtgacaaaaataaaggaagatacTCATACTAAATTTACTTCtaatataaatgtttatgaaaaaaagTCTGCTTTGAACACAGCATATTCTaatgaacaaaaaaataagtTCACTTTTAATCAGTCTTCTAAAGCACCTGCTAATAGAGAACCTTTTACATCTGCAACTTTGGGCGATGAAACCAGTGTGCATAACCCAGATCAGACTAATACATCAAACTTACGTTTTTTCTTTGATGATTGGAATGATCCCTCATTTGCTAATGAAATTGTTAAAGCATGTCCTCAATTAGAGAATACCTGGGAAGCAGATGATGTAGATGATGATTTATTATACCAAGCATGTGATGATATTGAAAGAACTCAGCAACAAGACATTACAAAGAACAGCAAGACATCAGAAAGTAAACTTGAGATCAATAATAGTTCCAAACATGAAGCCAAAAACGTGTGTACTACGTCTAAACAAGGAAGTCAGTTGGTGCAATCGAAGCATCTGAATTTGAGCAGCGTATCACTGCATACATCCTCTTCAACAAATAACTCAGAATTAAATAAATCAGTGAAGATGGGGAAAAGGGAAATTTGTGGAAATTTTCCGAGCTTTTTAGTTGctacaacaaatttgactgtgtACTCCAAAAACTCAAATTGTCAGATCAGTAATCTGCATTTCTCACGGAATAACACAGATGTGCCAATACAAGTGAATAGTTCTGAATCGGTTCTTACAGGAAGTTCAAGTTCAAATATGAGTTCAGATCATATGAGTACAGAAACTGCAACTTATAAGAAGAAACTGAGTACTGAGCATCTAAACCATAGGAACGTAATAGGTGAAGCCAAGAGTGACCTTAGCAAAACAGTCAGATATTCTAAGTATACATTTACAAAGATGAAGAATTCCCAGATTCTTTCCCAGTTTAATCAAAACTGTATAATAGGAAGTATTTCTGATAGTttggaaaaaagcaaaactgtcaATCCATTATGTGGGAAGGCTCTTCAACACCAGTCTTCAGTGAAACATGCTGAGTCTTTGAAACAGTCTCCAAAAG aggaagaagagaaaaatagaaagtgtTCTCctgaagaaattcaaagaaaaagacaagaagcACTGGTCCGAAGAATGGCCAAAGCTCAGGCATCATCTGTTAAGGCAGCTCCCACTTGA
- the ETAA1 gene encoding ewing's tumor-associated antigen 1 isoform X3 codes for MLKMDLLSPNFSSPNDPDGQNDIFWDQNSPMTKQLGKGRQKQIYTTDSDEISHIVNCIAPQDEKPTTDSMLGMWIGASAIPCTPCVAKGKSRTKISCTKLKTQNREEELMKLAKQFDKNMEELDIIQEQNKRNHDLIQTVSEIETLSNFKGNVQTQSLHDTVPQMDSAIIKKPMEEKTRISVVNDQTSSLTPFDQNAEAAFNAIFDGSTQKCSGQLSQYLSDAFLNTSNTTFGKKSALKEEKVITNETLVTEKLPDKAPESLSCQVDISGMTKSCVISCTKEPENFSEYFNAFTTNNFEDDWEDLLNNEPFVMQNVDISEIFPPPKTTQSADQKGICAYKSKSDKSESRTNTSLDIKLRDTTILQDLPSKIHNSELTDAGNYRLSSDQNNKRNKLPSIGNKMKFEKSFNKNVQDKIQDCAVVPNLTKIKEDTHTKFTSNINVYEKKSALNTAYSNEQKNKFTFNQSSKAPANREPFTSATLGDETSVHNPDQTNTSNLRFFFDDWNDPSFANEIVKACPQLENTWEADDVDDDLLYQACDDIERTQQQDITKNSKTSESKLEINNSSKHEAKNVCTTSKQGSQLVQSKHLNLSSVSLHTSSSTNNSELNKSVKMGKREICGNFPSFLVATTNLTVYSKNSNCQISNLHFSRNNTDVPIQVNSSESVLTGSSSSNMSSDHMSTETATYKKKLSTEHLNHRNVIGEAKSDLSKTVRYSKYTFTKMKNSQILSQFNQNCIIGSISDSLEKSKTVNPLCGKALQHQSSVKHAESLKQSPKEEEEKNRKCSPEEIQRKRQEALVRRMAKAQASSVKAAPT; via the exons ATGCTGAAAATGGATTTATTGTCGCCTAACTTCAGTTCCCCTAATGATCCAGATGGACAGAATGATATCTTTTGGGATCAAAATTCTCCAATGACGAAACAGTTAG gtaaaggaagacaaaaacagatTTACACTACAGATAGTGATGAGATCTCACATATTGTTAACTGTATTGCTCCTCAG GATGAAAAACCTACAACAGATTCCATGCTGGGCATGTGGATTGGTGCTTCTGCTATTCCTTGTACTCCTTGTGTAGCAAAAGGAAAATCAAGAACAAAAATCAGCTGTACAAA GTTAAAAACACAAAATCGAGAGGAAGAGCTTATGAAACTGGCTAAGCAATTTGATAAAAATATGGAAGAGCTAGACATAATTCAAGAGCAAAACAAGAGAAATCATGATTTAATCCAGACAGTTTCAGAAATAGAGactttaagtaattttaaagGTAATGTACAGACACAGTCATTACATGATACAGTTCCCCAAATGGATAGTGCTATAATAAAGAAGCCAATGGAAGAAAAAACCAGGATATCTGTAGTAAATGATCAAACTAGCAGTCTGACACCATTTGACCAAAATGCTGAAGCAGCCTTTAATGCCATTTTTGATGGTTCTACACAGAAATGTAGCGGACAGTTAAGCCAATacttgtcagatgcttttttgaACACTAGTAATACTACCTTTGGAAAGAAAAGTGCTTTGAAAGAGGAGAAAGTCATTACTAATGAAACTCTGGTCACTGAAAAACTGCCAGATAAAGCCCCAGAATCACTTTCTTGTCAAGTAGATATTTCTGGAATGACAAAGTCATGTGTGATTTCCTGTACTAAGGAGCCGGAAAATTTTAGTGAGTACTTTAATGCATTTACTACCAACAATTTTGAGGATGATTGGGAGGACTTACTAAATAATGAACCTTTTGTAATGCAAAATGTTGACATATCTGAAATTTTCCCTCCACCTAAAACAACTCAGTCTGCTGATCAAAAGGGAATTTGTGCCTATAAAAGTAAAAGTGATAAAAGTGAGTCAAGAACAAATACAAGCCTAGATATCAAGTTAAGAGATACAACAATTTTACAAGATCTTCCTTCAAAAATACATAACAGTGAATTAACAGATGCTGGAAACTATAGACTTTCATCAGATCAAAATAATAAACGAAACAAATTACCATCCATtgggaataaaatgaaatttgagaaatcattcaataaaaatgttcaagACAAAATTCAAGACTGTGCAGTTGTACCTAATCtgacaaaaataaaggaagatacTCATACTAAATTTACTTCtaatataaatgtttatgaaaaaaagTCTGCTTTGAACACAGCATATTCTaatgaacaaaaaaataagtTCACTTTTAATCAGTCTTCTAAAGCACCTGCTAATAGAGAACCTTTTACATCTGCAACTTTGGGCGATGAAACCAGTGTGCATAACCCAGATCAGACTAATACATCAAACTTACGTTTTTTCTTTGATGATTGGAATGATCCCTCATTTGCTAATGAAATTGTTAAAGCATGTCCTCAATTAGAGAATACCTGGGAAGCAGATGATGTAGATGATGATTTATTATACCAAGCATGTGATGATATTGAAAGAACTCAGCAACAAGACATTACAAAGAACAGCAAGACATCAGAAAGTAAACTTGAGATCAATAATAGTTCCAAACATGAAGCCAAAAACGTGTGTACTACGTCTAAACAAGGAAGTCAGTTGGTGCAATCGAAGCATCTGAATTTGAGCAGCGTATCACTGCATACATCCTCTTCAACAAATAACTCAGAATTAAATAAATCAGTGAAGATGGGGAAAAGGGAAATTTGTGGAAATTTTCCGAGCTTTTTAGTTGctacaacaaatttgactgtgtACTCCAAAAACTCAAATTGTCAGATCAGTAATCTGCATTTCTCACGGAATAACACAGATGTGCCAATACAAGTGAATAGTTCTGAATCGGTTCTTACAGGAAGTTCAAGTTCAAATATGAGTTCAGATCATATGAGTACAGAAACTGCAACTTATAAGAAGAAACTGAGTACTGAGCATCTAAACCATAGGAACGTAATAGGTGAAGCCAAGAGTGACCTTAGCAAAACAGTCAGATATTCTAAGTATACATTTACAAAGATGAAGAATTCCCAGATTCTTTCCCAGTTTAATCAAAACTGTATAATAGGAAGTATTTCTGATAGTttggaaaaaagcaaaactgtcaATCCATTATGTGGGAAGGCTCTTCAACACCAGTCTTCAGTGAAACATGCTGAGTCTTTGAAACAGTCTCCAAAAG aggaagaagagaaaaatagaaagtgtTCTCctgaagaaattcaaagaaaaagacaagaagcACTGGTCCGAAGAATGGCCAAAGCTCAGGCATCATCTGTTAAGGCAGCTCCCACTTGA
- the ETAA1 gene encoding ewing's tumor-associated antigen 1 isoform X1, translating to MSRRRKHGDAPGLKNTPRKATATEENSSVVEPGKRRLRWARGSGLRGADDRSPQPTLQQEQLPAAASCSKSIPEERYETPKRMLKMDLLSPNFSSPNDPDGQNDIFWDQNSPMTKQLGKGRQKQIYTTDSDEISHIVNCIAPQDEKPTTDSMLGMWIGASAIPCTPCVAKGKSRTKISCTKLKTQNREEELMKLAKQFDKNMEELDIIQEQNKRNHDLIQTVSEIETLSNFKGNVQTQSLHDTVPQMDSAIIKKPMEEKTRISVVNDQTSSLTPFDQNAEAAFNAIFDGSTQKCSGQLSQYLSDAFLNTSNTTFGKKSALKEEKVITNETLVTEKLPDKAPESLSCQVDISGMTKSCVISCTKEPENFSEYFNAFTTNNFEDDWEDLLNNEPFVMQNVDISEIFPPPKTTQSADQKGICAYKSKSDKSESRTNTSLDIKLRDTTILQDLPSKIHNSELTDAGNYRLSSDQNNKRNKLPSIGNKMKFEKSFNKNVQDKIQDCAVVPNLTKIKEDTHTKFTSNINVYEKKSALNTAYSNEQKNKFTFNQSSKAPANREPFTSATLGDETSVHNPDQTNTSNLRFFFDDWNDPSFANEIVKACPQLENTWEADDVDDDLLYQACDDIERTQQQDITKNSKTSESKLEINNSSKHEAKNVCTTSKQGSQLVQSKHLNLSSVSLHTSSSTNNSELNKSVKMGKREICGNFPSFLVATTNLTVYSKNSNCQISNLHFSRNNTDVPIQVNSSESVLTGSSSSNMSSDHMSTETATYKKKLSTEHLNHRNVIGEAKSDLSKTVRYSKYTFTKMKNSQILSQFNQNCIIGSISDSLEKSKTVNPLCGKALQHQSSVKHAESLKQSPKEEEEKNRKCSPEEIQRKRQEALVRRMAKAQASSVKAAPT from the exons ATGAGTCGGCGAAGGAAACATGGAGATGCCCCTGGCCTGAAGAATACGCCGCGCAAAGCGACGGCGACTGAGGAAAACAGCTCGGTGGTCGAGCCAGGGAAGAGGCGGCTGAGATGGGCCCGCGGCTCGGGCCTCCGTGGGGCGGACGACCGGTCTCCCCAGCCCACGCTGCAGCAAGAGCAGCTTCCAGCAGCCGCTTCGTGCAGTAAAAGTATCCCCGAGG AAAGGTATGAAACGCCAAAGAGAATGCTGAAAATGGATTTATTGTCGCCTAACTTCAGTTCCCCTAATGATCCAGATGGACAGAATGATATCTTTTGGGATCAAAATTCTCCAATGACGAAACAGTTAG gtaaaggaagacaaaaacagatTTACACTACAGATAGTGATGAGATCTCACATATTGTTAACTGTATTGCTCCTCAG GATGAAAAACCTACAACAGATTCCATGCTGGGCATGTGGATTGGTGCTTCTGCTATTCCTTGTACTCCTTGTGTAGCAAAAGGAAAATCAAGAACAAAAATCAGCTGTACAAA GTTAAAAACACAAAATCGAGAGGAAGAGCTTATGAAACTGGCTAAGCAATTTGATAAAAATATGGAAGAGCTAGACATAATTCAAGAGCAAAACAAGAGAAATCATGATTTAATCCAGACAGTTTCAGAAATAGAGactttaagtaattttaaagGTAATGTACAGACACAGTCATTACATGATACAGTTCCCCAAATGGATAGTGCTATAATAAAGAAGCCAATGGAAGAAAAAACCAGGATATCTGTAGTAAATGATCAAACTAGCAGTCTGACACCATTTGACCAAAATGCTGAAGCAGCCTTTAATGCCATTTTTGATGGTTCTACACAGAAATGTAGCGGACAGTTAAGCCAATacttgtcagatgcttttttgaACACTAGTAATACTACCTTTGGAAAGAAAAGTGCTTTGAAAGAGGAGAAAGTCATTACTAATGAAACTCTGGTCACTGAAAAACTGCCAGATAAAGCCCCAGAATCACTTTCTTGTCAAGTAGATATTTCTGGAATGACAAAGTCATGTGTGATTTCCTGTACTAAGGAGCCGGAAAATTTTAGTGAGTACTTTAATGCATTTACTACCAACAATTTTGAGGATGATTGGGAGGACTTACTAAATAATGAACCTTTTGTAATGCAAAATGTTGACATATCTGAAATTTTCCCTCCACCTAAAACAACTCAGTCTGCTGATCAAAAGGGAATTTGTGCCTATAAAAGTAAAAGTGATAAAAGTGAGTCAAGAACAAATACAAGCCTAGATATCAAGTTAAGAGATACAACAATTTTACAAGATCTTCCTTCAAAAATACATAACAGTGAATTAACAGATGCTGGAAACTATAGACTTTCATCAGATCAAAATAATAAACGAAACAAATTACCATCCATtgggaataaaatgaaatttgagaaatcattcaataaaaatgttcaagACAAAATTCAAGACTGTGCAGTTGTACCTAATCtgacaaaaataaaggaagatacTCATACTAAATTTACTTCtaatataaatgtttatgaaaaaaagTCTGCTTTGAACACAGCATATTCTaatgaacaaaaaaataagtTCACTTTTAATCAGTCTTCTAAAGCACCTGCTAATAGAGAACCTTTTACATCTGCAACTTTGGGCGATGAAACCAGTGTGCATAACCCAGATCAGACTAATACATCAAACTTACGTTTTTTCTTTGATGATTGGAATGATCCCTCATTTGCTAATGAAATTGTTAAAGCATGTCCTCAATTAGAGAATACCTGGGAAGCAGATGATGTAGATGATGATTTATTATACCAAGCATGTGATGATATTGAAAGAACTCAGCAACAAGACATTACAAAGAACAGCAAGACATCAGAAAGTAAACTTGAGATCAATAATAGTTCCAAACATGAAGCCAAAAACGTGTGTACTACGTCTAAACAAGGAAGTCAGTTGGTGCAATCGAAGCATCTGAATTTGAGCAGCGTATCACTGCATACATCCTCTTCAACAAATAACTCAGAATTAAATAAATCAGTGAAGATGGGGAAAAGGGAAATTTGTGGAAATTTTCCGAGCTTTTTAGTTGctacaacaaatttgactgtgtACTCCAAAAACTCAAATTGTCAGATCAGTAATCTGCATTTCTCACGGAATAACACAGATGTGCCAATACAAGTGAATAGTTCTGAATCGGTTCTTACAGGAAGTTCAAGTTCAAATATGAGTTCAGATCATATGAGTACAGAAACTGCAACTTATAAGAAGAAACTGAGTACTGAGCATCTAAACCATAGGAACGTAATAGGTGAAGCCAAGAGTGACCTTAGCAAAACAGTCAGATATTCTAAGTATACATTTACAAAGATGAAGAATTCCCAGATTCTTTCCCAGTTTAATCAAAACTGTATAATAGGAAGTATTTCTGATAGTttggaaaaaagcaaaactgtcaATCCATTATGTGGGAAGGCTCTTCAACACCAGTCTTCAGTGAAACATGCTGAGTCTTTGAAACAGTCTCCAAAAG aggaagaagagaaaaatagaaagtgtTCTCctgaagaaattcaaagaaaaagacaagaagcACTGGTCCGAAGAATGGCCAAAGCTCAGGCATCATCTGTTAAGGCAGCTCCCACTTGA